ACAGTTTTGGCAAGCCCATTTGTGGCATTGGGAAACATTGCATCTTCAGGCATGCACTAAACTTTTATGCAGCATGTAAAGACCAGCATAAGCAAGTGAGGCATAAGATGAGCGGCTGCTGCTCACATCAGTTTTATGGAAATCTGTCACAAGAAGTCATTAACTACTATACTCTGTGCTTAAATTGACACTATTTTATGCTACTTTAGTGTATACAACAGTAGGTGTGCATGTCGGACTAGCTCAACAGTGTCGCAGCAAAACATGCCTTGCAACTTCATGTGCAGGTACATACCTGCATGCAAGAGCAAAGGCACGGGAGGCAGAAGATACGGACAACGTGCCTGCTACAGATACTGAAATGGGCAGAGGCAAACGTCGCCGCCGAAATGGCCATGAAATGCCAGACGAACCAGATCTAAGGTTGCTATCATTTCAGTGATGTGCATATGAGTATGCAGGTATTAAATATAATGAATTGCAAGATGCGAAATCAAAGCCTCTTTGCATAAAGATTTACAGGGAATATCCTGGATATGTAAAAAACTATGCTAGTTGCGAGAGGGCTCTTAAAGGTAGGGACATGTTAAAATGTAGCAAATCTCTATGGCAAACTCTCTCCTAGGTGTTGCATTTTGTTATAAGTATTCCCTACGCTGTGAAAGACAGTGTATGAGTGAGCTTGTCTTTCCAATTCGACAAGTTTCTCAAGCTGGTGATTTTGTTCATAATTTTGTCCATGTTAAGTTCAATTTTCCTTAACAGGAAGATTTTGTCCAGCTATCGTTGAGTTTTTGTGGCTAGCAGGCATGAAATAAATCTGCTTGTCCAATATATAAAAATTTAGTTGTGTGCAGTTACATGTTAATGGTGCTGCGGTTTCTAGCTAATGAACCTCTTGCATTTCACCTTCATTGAAATAAGACTTTCACTGTGGAAACCGAATTCATGTCTCTTGCAAGGTGTATGATGTTTAGGTTTGTGCAGACCTGTTTGAGAAACACATGTAACGTAACATACAAATAATTAGGTCGGATATATGTGCTTGATCAAGGAGAATTAGGTTACCTAGCTTGTACTTTTGGGAATAACTTGCCACTTTTTTGGAGAGATTACGTGGGAAACTAGTGTAGTCCTCATTAAATTAGATTTTATAAATGGGGTAATAAAAACCTATTATTACACAAAGCAGCCTCGTAAAAGTCCCATGTGTATGTGCTGCATTTGCCCATATAGGAGCTCCCCATCTCCATCCAGCAGCACGGAGTTGGAACCAGGCCTTCATGCAAGTGCACTTGGGACACCACCACGTTTCGTCAGCGATGATAGGTAGGGTAGTTGTTTAGAAATCGTTATTGTGGTAATTTAAAGGCGCATGAATACCCCATTCTGGCCTAATGAGTTCTATATTTGCAGCCTAATGCCCATTAAAGGCCTAATTATAGTTGGACATGTTCAACGCATCAGGTCGTGTGAGCAGAGGTTGGATACGCTTGGTATATGTAGCTAGCGACGGCGGCCAATTCCTCACTTTAGAGACCAGCGCGCTCACCATGCCGCAGCGAGCAGCTTCGGAGTGGCGCATGCGCACTGTCTTCATTTAACATGTCTGCGGCTCCGCGTTTTTCGGTTGAACATAcaccatttctctttctttgctgcTCAACCAATGCCTTGGTTGATAAGCGTGCATTTTCTCGCTCTGTGCACTGTTTGGCTTAACATCGGAAGCATCTTTCCTTACAAGCATTGCTTTAAATGCTCTAGGACCCAGAAAATAGCAACAGAGATTGCATTGGAAACAAAAGCGAAACATCTATGTACATACGAGAGTGCATTCCGAAGGCTTCCcaggcgttttcttttctctcctaGTCGCAGCAGTTCGCACTGTTGCTGGTCTACACGCACATGTCATCTGTAATTCCTTCGAGTTGACACAGAATAATTGTGGTCGTTAATCAGCGTTGAGTAAACCACAGCCGCACTTTTCAAACGCGCCCCATGCACTGCCATTTTGCCACTGCCGCACTCGGTGCATTGTGGTCTAATGTCAGCGCGTGAAATAGGAACACGCTTTATCTCTGCGGCGGCAGCGACAAGCACGCCAAACTCTGCCGGGAGCGGCTACACTGTGACGCCACACTATATGTTCTTTACTTTTCGCCCGCGTAGCTTAACCATGTCGCATGTACGCGCTACGCTGGACTATATCTAGCCCTTAAACAAATCCTTAAACGCTGTACTGATAATTTTTCACTTTTACAAGCTGTAAGTACTTCCTGCATGCCGTGTGGATATATAATTGAGGCTTATGCATGTTTCTCTAGGGAATTCTGAACACACCGTTGCGGTTGGAAATTCATTCTTGGAAGCTGAGCATTGTAGCTCATGCACTGTTTTCCATAACTAGGAATAGTACAACTTTTCACACTGTTTTTGGCATAATGCTTCCTCAAAGACATTCTCACTGCATCACAGTAGTCAATAATTGGACAAATCCCGAGTTTGTTGTAATGGTGATTGACTGTATATTTATCCAAATACATTTGCAAGATTTAGAAGCTCTGAAACCTTTATTCAGATATGATCATGGTGGCCGCCAGCCTGCATCACATATGTGCGCATTACCATTTTTCTTGGCAGTGTCTGGTATGTCATTTTTATTCTAGTTGAGCACATTCAATAGGCAGCCACTATGCTGGAGATCAAATGCGGTTAATTGATCCACGGAtgtgtgttatgtttttttttcaccatgaaCAAGGCTTCTAAAATAGTAATCTTTTCAGCCCCAGAGCCCACAAGATCACACCTGTACCTCTTCTGAAGCAGAGTAAGTGTTTTTAGTTGCTGAGTTCTTCATATCTAAAGTAGTCATTGTGCCTGCATTGTTACTGATTGATGACATGTTTGCGAAATCTAGAAGCTCTAAAAACTTTTTCGGATGTGAACAGGGAGGCTGCCAGTCTGTATTAATGTATGTGCTCATCACCATTTTCTTAGCAGTGTCTGGTGTTTCATTTTTGTTCTAATTAAGCATACTTCACAGGCACTTGCAATCCTGGGAAGCGAATGCACAAATTGGTCCACCATTAAtataagtgtttcttttttttaccaaagACAAGGCTTCTAAAACAGACACTTTGCAGGCACCAGAGCCAACAGAGCTCACCTGTACCTCCGTTCAAGCAGAGTAAGTGTATTAAGTTGCTTATTGTGCATGCACTGTGTATTGATCGCAGACCTGCTTGCAAGACTTAGAAGTTCTAAAACCTTTTTTCAGATATGAGCACGGAGATCGCCAGCCGGCATTCATGTAAGTGCtagttgcagttttttttttttttgcatcgtctaGTATACCATTATTGTTCTAATTAAGCACATTTCAACAGGGAACCACATGCACGTCATGGATCGAGTCTGCAAATTGACGCGCCACAAATgtgagttattttttttttttctttttcgaacctAAGAGCAGGTTTCTAACACAGTGATACTTTGCAGGCATCAGAGCCAAGAAAGCATGCGAGTACCTCTTGTTCAAGCTAGGTAGGTGTTCTAAGTTGTTCAATTCCTCAAAACCAATTTAAGTAATATCATTGTGCCTGCACTGTGTATTGATCGCAGACCTGCTTGCAAGACTTAGAAGTTCTAAAACCTTTTTTCAGATATGAGCACGGAGATCGCCAGCCGGCATTCATGTAAGTGCTAGTTGCCGTTTTTTTGCATCGTCTAGCATACCATTATTGTTCTAATTAAGCACATTTCAACAGGGAACCACATGCACGTCATGGATCGAGTCTGCAAATTGACGCGCCACAAATGtgagttatgtttttttttctttttcaaacctAAGAGCAGGTTTCTAACACAGTGATACTTTGCAGGCAACAGAGCCAAGAAAGCATGCGAGTACCTCTTGTTGAAGCTAGGTAGGTGTTCTAAGTTGTTCAATTCCTCAAAACCAATTTAAGTAATATCATTGTGCCTGCACTGTGTATTGATCGCAGACCTGCTTGCAAGACTTAGAAGTTCTAAAACCTTTTTTCAGATATGAGCACGGAGATCGCCAGCCGGCATTCATGTAAGTGCTAGTTGCCGTTTTTTTGCATCGTCTAGCATACCATTATTGTTCTAATTAAGCACATTTCAACAGGGCGCAACATGCACGCCTTGGATCAAGTCTGCAAATTGACACACCAGTAATGTGAGTtacggttttctttcttttttttttcttttctacccCCTAGGAGCAGGTTTATAACACAGTGATAATTTGCAGGCATCAGAGCCAAGAAAGCATGCGAACACCTCTTGTTGAAGCTAGGTAGGTGTTCTAAGTTGTTCAATTCCTCAAAACCAATTTAAGTAATATCATTGTGCCTGCACTGTGTATTGATCACAGACCTGCTTGCAAGATTTAGAAGGTCTAAAATCCTTTTTCAGATATGAGCACGGAAACTGCCAGCCGGCATTCGTGTAAGTGCTAGTTACCATTTTTTTGCATCGTCTAGTATGCCATTATTGTTCTAATTAAGCACATTTCAACAGGGAATCACACGCACGTCGTGGATCGAGTCTGCAAATTGACGCACCAGTAATGTGAGTTacggtttttctttttgtagtttGCTGATTTTTGTTATAACTGCAATAAAATTATTGTGCCTGCAGCTTTATAGAACAGAATGGCGTAATTATGAGCAAGGCCTCGCACTAGGTTCATCAGAAAATGTTTCAAAGGGATCAACCAATTCTGCCACTTATAGTTCTCATGAATTGTTTGTAGGTTCCCAGATGTCCAGAATCGTGACAGAACGTACTGCACCTTGACTCCTTCAAAGTAAGACTTTTCTGGATGTTTGTCTGTCATGTTCGTTTTAATGATAAGACACTCATATAGCTCCATATTCAATATCTCTTCGCTTGTAGCCAAAGCACGACGTTCCCACCACTGCAAGAGAGGCCTCCTGCCTTGTGTGCTCCGCAAAGTAAGTTTCAATTCAAGAGATGCACAGGCACAAACCACTTTGCAGGATCTGTTTTAAATGAATCCAATCTAGGTTATTTATCCTCTTAAAGTTATTAGGGCTTTCAATAATGCATACTGAGATTACAGCAGCTTTAATTTAAAATTTATCATTTTCAACAAGTGCAGCTATAAATCTTAGGTCAAACATTAATCCCAAGTTTTTGGCCTCCTAGCATGTATTTATTGAATGCATACTGTAGATGAATCAAGTGTTTTAATTATGTTCTGAATGGATTTTTGGCAAGTGTTCTAGTTTGACACTCCTCTGTCTTAGGTCAAGAAAAAATTCTGAAAGAATTGGAACGAATTCGACTGCAAAATGAAACCATCATTCAAATGTTGACTGCTATAGTTCCAAGGCACACAGACCAACTGGGCAACTTTACGTTCCCGTTAAGTAGTCGGGAAGATGTTTCATCTCTTGAAGATCAACTTGCAAGTAGCATGGAGCTCAGACGAGAACTGGTGAGCATATTACTTAGTACTATAGCTGTGTGAATAGGAAAATTTTCAGTACACAGTGAATGCAAACAATAATGTTTCAGTGTGAATCGAATAATTCTTCTAATTGAGCAGTTTTGAATGTCGGCGTCCTAAAACACAAGACCAAGCACACTGCGTACCAATTTATGTTATATTTGTTTTTAATCGTAAATGGTATATTTGTATTCTGGTAATATGAATGCTTGTAATGATATAATTCTAGTGCAAATGTTAGGAAGTTTCAATATTCACACACCCTTACTTAATATAGCACCGAAATTGTCACTTTTTTACTCTCTTTAGGTTAAGCGTTTGGCAGCCATTGGTGGTGGAACGACTGGTCAGGCGGTGCGAGCTCAACTGAGATTCATTTTTGAAGACTCCCTGGCCTCTCTGTATAGTTACACTGGATGGAAAGCAAAAGAGAATTTCTCCCACCTACATCTCTGCGATATTATTAAAGGTGAGCAATTTGGTGAAAATTTTTGTTCAGGCTCCACATTTTAGAAAAGCTTCGAATGTGTctaagtgtatttttttttaaataactgtGAGTTCATATCATTTCTCGCTTACGAATTCCTCAGTGGCTGTGATTGCTGTGGGCAAATTAAATGCATCATCATTCAAAACAAAGCTATTATAAATTGAAAATTTGTTTAGTTTTCAAACCTATTGCATTTTGTAGCAAGGTGAAATGGGAAATGACCAGTGAGAAGTGCAAAATGCACTTTTATACTTTGAGCTATTCAATGAGAATGTCAAGGTAATGCTTATATAAATGCTAAATTGTTGTctcatgtctgttttttttattttatcatcggtcaAAGAGAAACACCATCCTATCATTCAAAAACTATTTTATTACTAATTTTCATTTGTAATATGTAAAATACAAGTCTGATAAGTATATTCAGTTAGCTTGCAATTGATGGTGCAATGGTATGTTGCGCAGGCCCAATTAGCTTAGTGGGCCTGGAAAACTGGCAAAACTTGATGTGCATATCTGCATTAGTGGCATACTTGGTGTGAGTGCATGAAAATTTTAAGAAGCTTCTATAGCACAATGGTAGCCAGCATACAAAATATGCTGAGGTAGAAC
The window above is part of the Rhipicephalus sanguineus isolate Rsan-2018 unplaced genomic scaffold, BIME_Rsan_1.4 Seq10727, whole genome shotgun sequence genome. Proteins encoded here:
- the LOC119376032 gene encoding uncharacterized protein LOC119376032; this translates as MHEHGAFVTPIAPSATPARDPLRLLKANIDPMTHDIRDLTLQHTRYGLTVFAHSRDTLTNMRQAIADNAITCAALSIRIPDKRNPHLRFWGVDPDISTDEFIDRVRERNPQLQLDPQKCKVRASFRERSGTSAVIVEVDPDAFARIMSQQRISVGWTSDRVTEDLHLATCFTIVRFAETNDVEAVPSSWVCGHTCLWPVAYTPARLTKAISHCELPSASFSKHRVVVIATASTYLHARAKAREAEDTDNVPATDTEMGRGKRRRRNGHEMPDEPDLRSSPSPSSSTELEPGLHASALGTPPRFVSDDRYEHGDRQPAFMEPHARHGSSLQIDAPQMHQSQESMRVPLVQARYEHGDRQPAFMEPHARHGSSLQIDAPQMQQSQESMRVPLVEARYEHGDRQPAFMAQHARLGSSLQIDTPVMHQSQESMRTPLVEARYEHGNCQPAFVESHARRGSSLQIDAPVMFPDVQNRDRTYCTLTPSNQSTTFPPLQERPPALCAPQSQEKILKELERIRLQNETIIQMLTAIVPRHTDQLGNFTFPLSSREDVSSLEDQLASSMELRRELVKRLAAIGGGTTGQAVRAQLRFIFEDSLASLYSYTGWKAKENFSHLHLCDIIKEAVKLNHRTRGASDDEIKGFITIWLKNAKIRQG